Part of the Vigna unguiculata cultivar IT97K-499-35 chromosome 3, ASM411807v1, whole genome shotgun sequence genome, ATCCTTGAAAGTCAAGAATCAGTTTCCTCTACCAACTTTTGGTGCTATGGTCTTCTCTTGCAAGTTTCAACCAGAAAGTGACCTTTGatgaataattttaacattttaagcTATGAAATCTCTCTCCAAACTCTCCATGTcattgttttttcctttttttaattatgttttaggcTATATTTCTTAAGCTTTGGTTGTGAGGTCAACTGATCATTATTGATGAAGAACACCTGCTCTGCTGAGATTTCTCTCACTCTCATTTGTTTTTGAGATTTTGTTGTGTTGTATTTAAGATTGTTTTGAATTGATGATGAAAAATGGATACAACTATAGTTGAATAAAATGTATTGGAAtacaatgaaataaaatgtaggtcttattttttattcaatgaatatccttttagtttttttaactattataattaaGTTAAGAACTGTGTCaaagattttaataattaagaaataataaaataatataattaaaaattgccatgaaaattaattaatgacgtgaaatgttatactttttaataaagaatatttcataattaaagtCACATTACAAAGTGATTGTTTAGATTCATCTATTACAAAGTGATTAATAACACCGTCGTTAATAAAGGATCATAGAAGAATATCTTTGAAATTCtgtttttagattttaaaagtttgaaaaacgatgaaataaatattaataaaacacgAAAAACAAAATGATTTTTCATCAGACTTTCTCTTCATCTACAAGCAGATTTGCAACTAAAGATAACAGTACGTGCCTATTCATCTTctatataaaatcatatattaattatattttaatatatgtaatgtttatatgtgttttcatgttatattaaatatgtagaattaaaagaataaaataatttaaacttttatatttagtgaatatattttaattcgttattttaaatattatttttattaaaaaattataatgattttttaaaatatattttatttatttaatacttcTAAAagttatttcatatattaattttttattttatcaatcaaatcatttttaaacttttattttatttttctgaaccTCACTTTTCACTCTCTCAAATTTATCCTTTAATCCATGTAGATGCTAAATGTCTCATCCACATGTGGCAAGAGATTAAATGTCACTCTCAATTTACCTGAGACATTTAAAATTTGCCACTAAAACTGAATGGTAGGCATTAGAAAACAAACAACTGGTCAAAGTCGTGTAGGCCCCCATTAGGGGAAGAGAAGATAAAACTATAACCAATAATAAGCTTAAATACAATTTTCATGTATTCTATCTCTTATTTTATGGACCACCAAGTGAAACCAATTTTCGGATTCAACTAGtgccactgagctagctgcatgCTGCAAGAAGAACATTTGGTATATGAGCAAATACAATAGATACAGGACCAACTGTTATTGGCTTTGTTGAGTCTACATATATAGGCTCCAAAGCAGGAATTTCACCAGCTGAGTTTACACTTAAAACTTTTCCATTTAGCAACATGATTTGGCTATGTAAATTCCTCTCTGGTGCTGTTAAATGGTACTCTCTTCTGGCTGGTTCATGCACTCCACTGTGAggtaaattgttaaattttaaggCCACGTTTACTTCAACTGTGGTGCTGTTGTCCAAGTTCAGCACTAGTATTGTCACCCCTTTCTGTAACAGAGAGTATCACATCAGATTTCAAGTATATTTATTACATCTAGCATGTACAAATACAGACACAGAACTTCTTCACTTACAGATTCCTTTGCACAGTGTGCGTAAGTTCTTATCTTCTTTGTACCATAGAAGGTGGTTGAAAGGACACGCCCTCCCATGAGTCGGTGCCAAAGAAGTGCACTGTAAGAAAGAAAGCACAAATCCACAAAAATGTACTTCAAATGGGACCCCACTTTAATAAAACCTCTTGTTCTTTATAACAAATAGGTTCCTTAATAAAGTGGCAAGCAATTAATGAAGCAAGTATCACACATGGGATGACTGACTATGATAAATCAGACAATATTTAATTGGTGATGATGATGCTCATTGTTCAACtatgaaattcattttttagtACCTATAATAGTCTGGATTTGGCATGAAAGTAGTAGTATTCAGTAAACCATAGTTTCCTCCTATCAAACTTTGTCTGCAGTATGTTCTGGTGTCATAAACAGCTGACATGCCAAGCTGGTCCAAATACCTGTGTTTAATGTGATAGCTTTAGAAAATAAACCTGTGGGAATCTCTTTGTGTATTGACAAAGCAAGGGGAGTTATACTAACCAGAAACTGTAGACAAATGCATCAGACACAAGATGATGGCCACTATTATAGGCCCCTCCTGCCTCACCAACCCATGCTGTTACCTTGTTTGTTGAATTTTTAAGTATACCTTTGAGCCTTCTGAATGTGTCAGCCGGTCCATCCAGTTTGGAAGGGTCAAGAATAGTTTGAGTTAAGTGGTCATCAACTCCTGTAAGTAGCTTTGAGTTAGAAATGGAGACAaggaaaacatgataaatttatatcCAGTTTTGAGGAAGATACCTGGCCCAAGATTATAAATGTGGTGGGTGACCACATCTGCAGATTTACCAGATTTACTTATAAATTCCTTGAACCAATTTGCGTCAAAGAAGCCTCCAGGAGCAATAACTAGTGGCTTTGGTTCAATCCCTCTATATTCATTTTCAACTATACTTCTTAAAGCAGCTACATCAGAAGCATATTGATCTGCTGCAACACTTACCCCAATTCCATTTCCACACAATTCATTCCCTGTCCGTAACAAAAGACTCCCTTGTGG contains:
- the LOC114174993 gene encoding heparanase-like protein 3, with translation MGFQIRLLGLCLWVYLASLSFISVGALCARVGAVDKGIVLVHGKTAIGRIDDDFVCATLDWWPPQKCDYGKCSWGHASLLNLDLNNKILLNAVKAFSSLKIRVGGTLQDKVIYGTEDNRQPCTPFVFNANEMFGFTRGCLPMNRWDELNSFFQKAGAKVIFGLNELAGKSIKSGFAVGPWNYTNAESLIRYTVRKKYHIHGWELGNELCGNGIGVSVAADQYASDVAALRSIVENEYRGIEPKPLVIAPGGFFDANWFKEFISKSGKSADVVTHHIYNLGPGVDDHLTQTILDPSKLDGPADTFRRLKGILKNSTNKVTAWVGEAGGAYNSGHHLVSDAFVYSFWYLDQLGMSAVYDTRTYCRQSLIGGNYGLLNTTTFMPNPDYYSALLWHRLMGGRVLSTTFYGTKKIRTYAHCAKESKGVTILVLNLDNSTTVEVNVALKFNNLPHSGVHEPARREYHLTAPERNLHSQIMLLNGKVLSVNSAGEIPALEPIYVDSTKPITVGPVSIVFAHIPNVLLAACS